The sequence CCACGGCGGCGCTGAAAGCGGTCAATCCTTGCCTATGTCGTCCGGACCCGGACAGGGAGGTCAGCATGGCCAAACGCCCCGCCCCCAGCAAACCCCGCAAGAAGGCCACGGCCAAACGCCTGGATGTCCGCCGGGACTCCATGGATTTCCGTGACCTCACCTATTCTGCCTCCCTATCGCCGCTGCCGGACGAGCTCTACCCGAACTGGTCGCTGCTGCAGATTCTCGACCAGGGCGAGGAAGGCGCCTGTACCGGCTTCGGCCTGGCGGCCACGGTCAACTACCTGCGCTACCGCCGTGGCCTGCCCGGCCAGGTAAGTCCGGCGATGCTCTTCGCCATGGCTCGACGCTACGACCAGTGGCCCGGCGAGGACTACGACTTCAGCAGCGCCCGAGGCGCCATGAAGGGCTGGCACAAGCATGGGGTATGCCTGGCGGGCAGTTGGCCGCCCGAGCACAAGGGCGGGCTGAACCCGGTGATCCAGCAGGAGGCGCTGGATATTCCCCTGGGCGCGTACTTCCGGGTGCTTTCGCGGATCAACGACGTGCAGGCGGCCTTGCGCGATGTTGGCGTGCTCTTCGCCTCGGCGCGGACCCACGATGGCTGGCGTTCGCCACGGCGCGGGGTGATCGACTGGAAACCCGAAGCGCCGGGTGTCGGCGGCGGGCACGCGTTCACCATCCTCGGCTACACCCGCGACGGTTTCCTGGTGCAGAACTCCTGGGGCGACGCCTGGGGCGGTTTTCGCCAGGGCAAGCAAGTGCACGCCGGGCTGGCGCTGTGGAGCTACGCGGACTTCGAGGCGAACGTCTGGGATGTCTGGGTGGCGCAGCTGGGTGTTGCGGTCAACCACGGCGTGACCGACACCGCCACACGCTACGCATCCGACGGCGGTACCGCGCGCCTGGCGTTGCAGGGCCCACCCCAGGAAGCCATCTACCTGCACTACCTGCATATCGATGACGGCCAGTTCGACGGCCTGGGCCAGTACGCCTCCGACCTGTCCCAGGTGGAAGCCATCATCGAAGAACTGCAGCACAGCAAGCCCGCGCATCTGCTGCTCTATGCCCACGGCGGGCTGAACAGCGTGAACGGATCGGCCATGCGCGCCTTCAAATGGCGGCCGGCGTTCCGTGACAACGGTGTGCATGAACTGCACTTCATCTGGGAAACCGGCCTGCTGGCGGAACTGGGCGACATCATCCTCGGCAAGCTGCCGCTGGTGGGCGAGCGTGTGGGGTCGGTCAGCTCCTGGTGGGACAACCAGGTGGAAAGCCTTGTCCAACCGCTGGGCTTCGCCCTCTGGCAGGAGATGAAGCTGGACGCCACGCGCGCCTTCCAGAAACGCGCGGCCGGCATGCTGGTGCTGCAGCGCCTGCTGGGCTGGCTGGCGGCCCAGGGTTCCCAGGCGCCCAAGGTGCACCTGGTGGGCCACAGTGCCGGGTCGATCTGGCATGCCCAGCTGTTGCAGGCCTGGCTGGCGTTGGGCGGACCGGTTATCCACAACCTGGTGCTCTTCGCTCCCGCCTGCACCCTGGAACTGTATGAGGCCACCTTCCTCAAGGCGCTGGGCCAGGGCATCCGCCAGCAGACGCTGTTCGTGCTGTCCGACCAGGCGGAACAGGAAGACACGGTCGCCGGCGCCTATCGCAAGTCGCTGCTCTATCTGGTGTCCAACGCCCTGGAAGACAAGCACCGGCGGGTACCGCTGCTGGGCATGCAGAAATTCCTCCCGGCCCGGCAGCCCGCCGGGAGCACCCTGGTGGTGTCGGCCAGCAATAGCGCGGCCAGTCGCAGCAGCAGCCATGGCGGCTTCGACAACGACCTGCAGACCATGGACAGCCTGCTAAGGCTGATCCTGGGCAGCGCCAGCTTCCGTGGCTTCAAGGCGGAGGAAATGAAGGGATATTGAGGTGCGGGTATAGCCAAAAAAACGGGGCCATCAGGCCCCGTTTTTTCATGTCACCGATTACTGCCCAGGGATGTCCTTGCGCAGTTTCACCGGGTCTTCCTTGCGGCCACGGGCGATGCGGGCGCGGATATTGAGCGCCTCCACGGCCAGGGAGAAGGCCATGGCGAAGTAGACGTAGCCCTTGGGCACGTGGACTTCGAAGGATTCCGCGATCAGCACGGTACCGACCACTACCAGGAAGGACAGGGCCAGCATCTTCAGGCTCGGGTGCTTGTCGATGAAGGCGCTGATGGTGCCGGCGGCCAGCATCATCACCAGGACGGCGACGATGATCGCAGCAACCATGACCGGCACGTGGGAAACCATGCCGACGGCGGTGATCACCGAGTCCAGGGAGAACACGATGTCGATGATGGCGATCTGGATGATGGTGCCGATGAAGTTGCGCGCGGCGCCGTTGGGGGCGGCCTCGGTCTCATCTTCGCCTTCCAGGCCGTGGTACATCTCGGTGGTGCTCTTCCACAGCAGGAACAGGCCGCCGAAGAAGAGGATCAGGTCGCGGCCGGAGATGCCCTGGCCGAACAGGTGGAACAGGTCGGCGGTGAGCCGCATGATCCAGGTGATCGAGAGCAGCAGCAGGATGCGGGTAACCATGGCCAGCGCCAGGCCGAAGAACCGGGTGCGCGCCTGCAGGTGCGGCGGCATGCGCCCCACGAGGATGGCGATCATGATGATGTTGTCGATGCCGAGGACGATTTCCAGGGCGGTCAGGGTGAAGAAGGCGACCCAGATTTCCGGGCTGGTCAGCCATTCCATGATGCGTTGATCCTCGTGAGTGTCTTGCGGCTAGGGATGGGATGCGAAGAAGCCGGAAAAGCTTAGGCAGTTTCCGGCTCCAACGGGGTGTCGTTCGGCGGCTGGTCAGTGCGATCCGAAAAGCGGGAACACACCCAGCAACAGGGCGGCGAGGAGGATACACAGACAAATCATCACCGCCCACTTCAATGTGAAGCGCTGATGGTCGCCGAATTCCACCTTGGCCAGGCCAACCAGCAGGTAGGTGGAGGGTACCAGCGGACTCAGCAAATGCACCGGCTGGCCTACGATAGACGCTCGCGCCATCTCCACCGGGCTGATGCCGTAATGGCTGGCGGCCTCGGCCAGAACCGGCAACACGCCGTAATAAAATGCGTCATTGGACATGAAGAAGGTGAACGGCATGCTCACCAGCGCCGTGATCACCGCCATGTACGGACCCATGGACGGCGGGATCACCGCCAGCAGGCTCTTGGACATGGCTTCCACCATGCCGGTGCCGGAGAGGATGCCGGTGAAGATGCCCGCGGCGAAGATCAGCCCGACCACCGCCAGTACGTTGCCGGCATGGGCCGCGACCCGCTCCTTCTGCTGCTGCAGGCAGGGGTAGTTGATGATCATGGCGATGCTGAAGGCGATCATGAACAGCACCGGCAGCGGTAGCAGGCCGGTGATCAGGGTCACCATCAGGCCGGCGGTCAGGGCCGCGTTCACCCACAAGAGCTTCGGCCGACGGGCCTCCGGGAACTGCGACACGCTGATCTCGTCATGGTTGATCTGTTCGTCCGGCAGGTGCAGCACGCCGAGGCGCGCGCGTTCGCGCTTGCCGTATGCCCAGGCGAGGCCGAACAGAGCCATGGCGCCGACGACCATCGCCGGGATCATGGGCACGAAGATGTCCGAGGGGTCCACATGCAGGGCGCTGGCGGCGCGGGCGGTGGGGCCGCCCCAGGGGGTCATGTTCATGATGCCGCCGGCGAGGATGATCAGGCCGGCCATGATCAGCGGGCTCATGCCCAGGCGGCTGTACAGCGGCAGCAGGGCGGCGACGCAGATCATGTAGGTGGTGGCGCCGTCACCGTCCAGGGAGACGATCAGGGCCAGGGCGGCGGTGCCCACCGAGACCTTCAGCGGGTCGCCCTTGACCAGTTTGAGGATCTTGCGCACGGCCGGGTCGAACAGGCCGGAATCGATCATCAGGGCGAAGTAGAGGATCGCGAACATCAGCATCACGCCCGTGGGGGCGAGCTTGCTGATGCCTTCGAGCATCATCGGGCCGATGCCTGCGGCGAAGCCGCCGATCAGGGCGAAGGCGATGGGGACGATGATCAGGGCGATCAGGGCGGACAGGCGTTTGGTCATGATCAGGTACATGAAGCAGATGACCATGGCGAAGCCGAGCAGAGTCAGCATGGCGGTTCTCCGGACGTGATTCGGGCGGGATGGATCAGCGCGAACGCGGGGGCGTGCGGAGAGCGGGCGTGGTGGTGCCGGGACGGCAGGCGGAGCAGGACATGTCGATCACCAATCTTGTTGTTGTCGGGTTGCCGGTCGGTTGCCGGCAATGGGGCGGATGCTAAGGCGCCAACCTTTCAACGAGCTTTCGGTGGTGATCGGTATCGATCGAGTGGCGAATAAGCGACGAATGGCGAGGTCGCCGGCGTTCAGCCGGCAACCACGCGCAACACCAGCAGCAGGCTCCCGGCGGCCAGCAGGGTCTGCAGGGTGATGATGCCGGCCATCAGATGGCTGTCGCCGCCAAGCTGGCGGGTCAGCACATAGGCCGTCGGCGCGGTGGGCAGGGCGAAGAACAGCACCAGGATGGCGCTTTCCATCGCCGGCAACCCGAGCAGGCGGGCCACGGCCAGGGCCAGGGCGGGCATGGCCAACAGGCGCAGGGCGCAGTTCCAGGCCAGCGCCGGAACCTCGCCAGCCAGCTCCTGCGGGCGCAGCGCGGCGCCCACGCAGAGCAGGCCCAGCGGCAGGCTGGCCACCGCCAGCAGGTTGAGCAGGCGGTCGCTGCCGCCCACCAGGCCGAGGCCGGAGAGGTTGAACAGGGCGCCGGCCACGCAGGCGAGGATCAGCGGATTCTTCGCCACCGGCAGCAGCAGGCCGCGCAGGCTGACACCGCGCTCGGCGGTGAGCGCCCAGACCGACATCAGGTTCACCGTCGGCACCATCAGGGCCAGCATCAGCGCGGCCATGGCCAGGCCGTCCTGGCCATGGAGGCTGCCGATGGCGGCCAGGCCGAGGTAGGTGTTGAAGCGCAGGATGCCCTGGCTGATGGCGCCGAAGCGTGCCGCCGGCCAGTGCAGCAGGCGCCGCGCCAGCAGCAGGGCCGCCCAGCCGATGCCGAGGCCGAGGAACACCGCGACCGCCAGGCGCGGCAGCGCCGGGTTGTCCAGGGGCGCGGTGGCCAGGCTGCTGAACAGCAGCGCGGGGAAGAGGATGAAGTAGTTCAGGCGCTCGGCGGCGGGCCAGAAGGCTTCGCCGGGGAAGTCCCAGCGGCGCAGCAGGTAGCCGCCGACGATCAGGGCGAAGAGTGGCCAGAGGGCTTGGAGGAGGGTGAGCACGGGGACATCCAGTCGGGTACGAGCGGGCATCTTCGATATCCACGGGTCGATGCGCAACCGCCTGCTAGGGTGAAAACAGTCCTGAGCGGGAGATCACCATGGCCGAATCCCACACCGGCGGCTGCCATTGCCGGCAGCTGCGCTACCGCATCGAGGCGCCGCTGCACGATGTCGCCCACTGCCATTGTTCCGCCTGCCGGCGCAGTACCGGCGGCATCGTCACCACCTGGGCCACCGTGCCCCTGGCGAGCTTCAGCTGGACCGCCGGCACGCCGGCCGAATACGCCTCGTCCAGCACCTGCGTGCGTTACTTCTGCCCCGGCTGCGGCAGCCAGCTGGCGCTGTTCACCCAACTCAGCCCCGACAGCCTGGATATCACCGTCGCCACCCTCGACCGCCCGCAGGACACCCCGGCGGACCGGCATATCTGGGTCAGGAGCCGGCTGCCCTGGCTGAGCCTGGACCCGCAGTTGCCGGAGGAGGACGAGGAAGCCCTCTGAGGGGGCGTGGAGCTCTTGTAGGTTGGGCAGAGCTCCGCGAAGCCCAACGGCTTGGGCGCAGGACTGTTGGGCTTCGCTTCGCTCTGCGCCAACCTACGGGGGATTCAGCTTCGTGGATCAGGGCAGCTCCAGCCCGCCGGACTGCTTGTGCAGTTCGCGCAGACGCGCGCCGATCTGCTTGAGGTTGGCCTCGGTGGCGTTGAGTTCGGCCAGGCGCTGGGGTTCCAGCAGGCTGCGCACTTCGCGGTCGAGGTCTTCGCTGAGGGTGCGCATGGTCTGCTGGCGGTTGCTGCTTTCGGCTTCCAGGGGCTGCCACTCGGCGCTTTGTGGCAGGCCATAGCCGCCCTGCAGCAGCTCCGCCGGGCGGCTGAGGAAGCCGCTGTTGGCGAGCATCTGTTCCAGGGTGCCGCCGGCCTTGGCGAAGCGGGTCTGCCCGGCCTGCTCCCGTGAGTTCAGGTAATTGCGCTTGAGCTCGTCCTGGGCCAGCAGCAGCTGGCGGCGCTGGGCGGCCTGTTCCAGCAGGAGCAGGGCGGCGCTGGTGCGCAGGTCGGCCTGGGCGAGCCAGGGGCGGCGCTGTTCCGCGCTGAGCTCCAGCCAGTCTTCGACTTCCTGCTGGGGCACCTGCAGGTGCTCGCGGAGAATCTTGAACATGGCCTGGTAGCGGTCACGGAAGGAGTCGAAGCGGTAGCCCAGGCGCAGGGCCTCCTTGGGGTCTTCGAGCGGCGTGCGGTCGGCCACGCCCCGGCCTTCCAGCAGCTTGAGCAGGCCATTGGGCATGATGCTGTCGAGGTCGCGCAGGGCCGGATGGTCGGTGCCGCTGCGCAGCAGCTTGAGGGTTTCCACCGCGCAGTTGTTGGACAGGAACCAGTAGTCGCCGTCGTAGCTCCAGTGCATCTCGGCGGCGTGTTCCACCAGCGCTTCCAGTTCGTCGCGGCTGAGCTTGAGCGGCACCGAGGCGAGGCTGCGCAGCTCCACCTTGGTGTATTCCTCGATCACCTGGTGCAAGGGCAGCACGAACAGGCGCGATGGGTAGGCGCCGGTGAGGCCGTCCCAGCTGGACAACTGCACGTCGCCGACGAAGGCGCGGTAGGACAGCACCAGGTGCTGGTCGAGGTCGAGACGGCAGTCCGGCCCGCGCGGGCGGCCCGGTGCGCAGATGACCAGGCGCAACATGCTGTGGCCCCAGCGGCTGACCCAGTTCTGGTTGGCCTCGGCGAACAGGTAGTCCACTTCGTAGACTCGCTCGGGGTCGAGCTTGCCCAGCGGCTGCTTGCCGAAGTCGCGGCCGGCGTTGAGGTAGGCGTAGCCGTCATTGCAGGCACTGCGCTGCGCCGGGGCCCAGTCGAATTGTTCGCGGTAGTAGCGGTACAGCGTCGGGCGGCGGCAGGCGTAGGCCGGGTCGAGGAGGAAGTACTCCATGTTCACCGCGACGAATTCCCGGGGGTTGCTCAGCTCGTAGATGTCCGGGCTGCGCGCCACCTGGTGGTTCTCCTGCTCGCGCTGGCCGCGTTTGCCGACGTATTGCGGCCAGCCGGCGAGGTCGAGCAGGCGCGGGTCGTCGCTGAAGGTGAAGCGTCGCGCGGTCTGCCCACGGCAGTCGCCGGGCAGGCCAACCAGGCCATTGCTGTCGGCCTGGTTGCGGCAGCGGAACTGTTGCGTCTTGTCGGCGGCGGACCAGAGGCGGGCGCGGTCGTAGATGTGGGTCAGTTCGTGGAGCAGGGTGGCGAGCATCTCGCGGCGCACCGTGCCGTGCACGCGGCCGGTCTGCTGGGTTGCCGCGCTGCCGTCGGCGAGTCCCGCCAGCAGGTTGCGGTTGAGGACCAGGGCGTCGAAACGGGTGGCGCGGCCGTAGCCGTTTTCCGGCAGCTCGGAACTCCAGCCGACCTGAACCTCCCGGTCCAGGCGCTGGATGAAGGCCGGCGGCAGCGCGGCGCGGGCTTCGTCGATCAACTGCTGGCTGGCCTGGCGCTCGGCCGCGGTCAGGCCCTCGTCATCCAGGACCAGGCGCAAGTCGGCACGCGTACCCGCCGCTAGCAGCAGGGTGCTCAGGCAGATCAGGCGCAGCCAGGTGTTCAGGGCGGCTACTCGTGGGTTCAGAGGGCGAGGATGGTTTCCGCCAGGGCCTGGTCGCTGGCCTCGCGGGCTTGCGGGAAGCGCTCGCGCAGCGCGCCGAAGGCGGCTTCCAGCTGGGCGCCGCGGATTTCGCCGGCGCTGGCGACGAAGCTGGCGGCGTCGTCGCGGGCGGCGACCACCACTTTCATGTCGCGGATCGAGGTGGTGGTGTCGGAAGTGAAGTCCAGAGTGCGGTCCAGCGCGCGGACGATGATGTTGCTGGTGGCCACCAGGGTCTGGGCCTGGGCGGCGCCGGCGACAAGGGACAGGGCGATGGCGGCAACAGACAACGAGCGACGCATGAAAGCTCTCCGTAGGAAGTATCTAAGGGATTTGACGGCAATAGCCTTCAGCAGTTCTAAGCCGGAGGCACAGGGCGCGAAGGTTAGCGGAATGGGCCGGCGAGGGCCAGGCGGCAACGGGGGGCTGGCGAGACGGGCCGCGTGTTGCACGCGGCCCGGATCGGAGATCAGAGGGTGAGGATGGCCTGGGCCAGTTGCAGGTCGGTGGCCGCCAGTTGCGGCTGGACGCTGCGGATGTGCTTGAACGCGGCTTCCAGCTGGGCGCCACGGATATCGCCGGTGCTGGCAACGAAGCTGGCGGCATCGTCACGGGCGGCGAGCACGATCTTGTCGTCCTTGAAGGACGAGGTGACGTCGGAGGTGGCGTCGGACGTGGCCGCGACTGCACCAACGATAGTGTCCGTGGTGACCACGAAGCTGGTGGCCGAGGCGCTGGCGGCGAAGGCCAGCAGGGTGGCTGCGCTGAGCAGGCGGATTGAGGTCATGGGGAGGCTCCTTGGTCTGACCGGGGTGGCGGCGCGGGGAAGCGCCGCCGGCTGGTTGAAAGCCTAGTCAAAGGGGCGCCTCCGGGCCAGTGCTGGCTTAGCGCCAGAAGGGCGTGTCCAACTCCTGGGCACGCTCGCTCGGACTGATCCCCACGTCGGCCAGGGCGCGATCGTCCAGTTGCGCCAGCTGCCGCCGGGTACGGGCGTTGCGCTGCCATTGCGCCAGGGTGGCGAACAGGCGCAGGTACCAGTGGGTCTGCGGCTGGCGGGACGACTGGGGCAAGGCAGAGTCAGTGAGGATGCGGTCCATGGCGCTTTTCCTTCCCGCTGCACGGCGGGGATTGGTTTTGGAAGTCCATGATCGCGCCGGCGCGCAAGACTGTGCAGTTACAGCTCCATTCAATTGTGCTGTATCAGCTGTGCTTTCCGTGAAACTGTACTGTTCTCGGTTATGACAGCTGTTTCGGCAGCGGCGGGCGATTCCTCGGTTTTCCGGGCCCAGAAACGACGAAACCCGTCGCGGGCGGCGACGGGTTCTGTCTGGGGTGTTGCTCTCGGGCCCCTAGAGCCCGGCGAACTGCTTAGCGCCAGAAGGGCTTGCTCAGTTCGGCTTCGCGTTGGACTTCGCTGATGCCGGCGTCGGCCAGCAGGCGGTGGTCCAGCATGGCCAGTTGGTGACGGCTGGCGACGCGGCGCTGCCACAGCAGCAGGGTGGAAACCACGCGCAGAGGCCACGAGGCTTTCGGGAATTGTTCGGCACGTTCGAAGATCAGGTCGGAACTGAGGGTACGTTCCATGGCGGCAGGTCCTTCCCGCTTGTGGCGGGTGTTAGGTTTTGAACTGGTGCCTATGATCTACCCGGAACAGCCGCAACTGTAGCCACAGTTGCTCTAAATTGTGATGGTCTTTATTAGCATGCTTATCAACTGTTCAGCTGAAAAATTACTCAGCTGTACCGGTGTCCCGTTGAATCACTCGTGATCCAACAGGAAACCGCAGTTTTTTCTGTGTGGAAAGCAAATGGCAGGGCTTTTGAACAGTACAGTTCCGGTTCTTTGGAAACTGTTTTTTGACCTCTTTGTCAGAATCAAAGGTTACAAGCCCATAACTGTTTTGCTCCGAAGGGATCAGCTGGCCAGCATCCGCCCGGTTTCTTCCAGATTGATATGCCAGGACATGGCTTCGCGAAGCAGGTGCGGGGTATGGCCGCCCTTGGCGCAGGCCGCGCTGAAGTAGTCCTGCAGCGCCTGGCGGTAATCCGGGTGCACACAGTTGTCGATGATCGCCCGGGCGCGTTCGCGGGGCGCCAGGCCACGCAGGTCGGCCAGGCCCTGTTCGGTCACCAGGATGTCGACATCGTGCTCGGTGTGGTCCACGTGGCTGACCATGGGCACCACGCTGGAGATGGCGCCGCCCTTGGCGATGGACTTGGTGACGAAGATCGCCAGGTGGGCGTTGCGGGCGAAGTCGCCGGAGCCGCCGATGCCGTTCATCATCTTCGTGCCGCCCACATGGGTGGAGTTGACGTTGCCGTAGAGGTCGAATTCCAGGGCGGTGTTGATGCCGATGATCCCCAGGCGACGCACCACTTCGGGGTGGTTGGAGATTTCCTGCGGGCGCAGTACCAGTTTGTCCTTGTAGCGCTCGAGGTTGCCGAACACGTCGGTGTTGCGGCGAGCGGACAGGGTGATGGAGCTGCCCGAGGCGAAGCTCAGCTTGCCGGCATCGATCAGGTCGAAGGTGGAGTCCTGCAGCACCTCGGAGTACATGCTGAGGTCCTGGAAGGGCGAATCGATCAGGCCGCACATCACCGCGTTGGCGATGCTGCCGATACCCGCCTGCAGCGGCGCCAGGTTGTTGCCGAGGCGCTCGGCGGCCACTTCACGCTTGAAGAAGTCGATCAGGTGGTCGGCGATGGCCTGTGTCTCGCCATCCGGCGGCAGCACGGTGGAGAGGGAATCCGGCTGCTCGGTGATGACGATGGCGGCGATCTTGGCCGGGTCGATCGGGATCGCGGTACCGCCGATGCGGTCGTCCACGCGGGTCAGCGGGATCGGCGTGCGGGTCGGCCGGTAGGTGGGGATGTAGATGTCGTGCAGGCCTTCCAGATTGGGGTTGTGCGCCAGGTTGATCTCGACGATCACGCGCTTGGCGAAGATCGCGAAGCTGGCGGAGTTGCCCACGGAGGTGGTCGGTACGATGTGGCCCTGCTCGGTGATGGCGACGGCCTCGATCACCGCGATGTCGGGAAGCTTGAGCTGGTGGTTGCGCAGCTGCTCGACGGTTTCCGACAGGTGCTGGTCGATGAACATCACTTCGCCGGCATTGATCGCCTTGCGCAGGGTGCTGTCCACCTGGAAGGGCATGCGCCGGGCCAGTACGCCGGC is a genomic window of Pseudomonas resinovorans NBRC 106553 containing:
- a CDS encoding C1 family peptidase; translation: MAKRPAPSKPRKKATAKRLDVRRDSMDFRDLTYSASLSPLPDELYPNWSLLQILDQGEEGACTGFGLAATVNYLRYRRGLPGQVSPAMLFAMARRYDQWPGEDYDFSSARGAMKGWHKHGVCLAGSWPPEHKGGLNPVIQQEALDIPLGAYFRVLSRINDVQAALRDVGVLFASARTHDGWRSPRRGVIDWKPEAPGVGGGHAFTILGYTRDGFLVQNSWGDAWGGFRQGKQVHAGLALWSYADFEANVWDVWVAQLGVAVNHGVTDTATRYASDGGTARLALQGPPQEAIYLHYLHIDDGQFDGLGQYASDLSQVEAIIEELQHSKPAHLLLYAHGGLNSVNGSAMRAFKWRPAFRDNGVHELHFIWETGLLAELGDIILGKLPLVGERVGSVSSWWDNQVESLVQPLGFALWQEMKLDATRAFQKRAAGMLVLQRLLGWLAAQGSQAPKVHLVGHSAGSIWHAQLLQAWLALGGPVIHNLVLFAPACTLELYEATFLKALGQGIRQQTLFVLSDQAEQEDTVAGAYRKSLLYLVSNALEDKHRRVPLLGMQKFLPARQPAGSTLVVSASNSAASRSSSHGGFDNDLQTMDSLLRLILGSASFRGFKAEEMKGY
- a CDS encoding TerC family protein: MEWLTSPEIWVAFFTLTALEIVLGIDNIIMIAILVGRMPPHLQARTRFFGLALAMVTRILLLLSITWIMRLTADLFHLFGQGISGRDLILFFGGLFLLWKSTTEMYHGLEGEDETEAAPNGAARNFIGTIIQIAIIDIVFSLDSVITAVGMVSHVPVMVAAIIVAVLVMMLAAGTISAFIDKHPSLKMLALSFLVVVGTVLIAESFEVHVPKGYVYFAMAFSLAVEALNIRARIARGRKEDPVKLRKDIPGQ
- a CDS encoding CitMHS family transporter; amino-acid sequence: MLTLLGFAMVICFMYLIMTKRLSALIALIIVPIAFALIGGFAAGIGPMMLEGISKLAPTGVMLMFAILYFALMIDSGLFDPAVRKILKLVKGDPLKVSVGTAALALIVSLDGDGATTYMICVAALLPLYSRLGMSPLIMAGLIILAGGIMNMTPWGGPTARAASALHVDPSDIFVPMIPAMVVGAMALFGLAWAYGKRERARLGVLHLPDEQINHDEISVSQFPEARRPKLLWVNAALTAGLMVTLITGLLPLPVLFMIAFSIAMIINYPCLQQQKERVAAHAGNVLAVVGLIFAAGIFTGILSGTGMVEAMSKSLLAVIPPSMGPYMAVITALVSMPFTFFMSNDAFYYGVLPVLAEAASHYGISPVEMARASIVGQPVHLLSPLVPSTYLLVGLAKVEFGDHQRFTLKWAVMICLCILLAALLLGVFPLFGSH
- a CDS encoding AEC family transporter yields the protein MPARTRLDVPVLTLLQALWPLFALIVGGYLLRRWDFPGEAFWPAAERLNYFILFPALLFSSLATAPLDNPALPRLAVAVFLGLGIGWAALLLARRLLHWPAARFGAISQGILRFNTYLGLAAIGSLHGQDGLAMAALMLALMVPTVNLMSVWALTAERGVSLRGLLLPVAKNPLILACVAGALFNLSGLGLVGGSDRLLNLLAVASLPLGLLCVGAALRPQELAGEVPALAWNCALRLLAMPALALAVARLLGLPAMESAILVLFFALPTAPTAYVLTRQLGGDSHLMAGIITLQTLLAAGSLLLVLRVVAG
- a CDS encoding GFA family protein is translated as MAESHTGGCHCRQLRYRIEAPLHDVAHCHCSACRRSTGGIVTTWATVPLASFSWTAGTPAEYASSSTCVRYFCPGCGSQLALFTQLSPDSLDITVATLDRPQDTPADRHIWVRSRLPWLSLDPQLPEEDEEAL
- a CDS encoding DUF4105 domain-containing protein → MNTWLRLICLSTLLLAAGTRADLRLVLDDEGLTAAERQASQQLIDEARAALPPAFIQRLDREVQVGWSSELPENGYGRATRFDALVLNRNLLAGLADGSAATQQTGRVHGTVRREMLATLLHELTHIYDRARLWSAADKTQQFRCRNQADSNGLVGLPGDCRGQTARRFTFSDDPRLLDLAGWPQYVGKRGQREQENHQVARSPDIYELSNPREFVAVNMEYFLLDPAYACRRPTLYRYYREQFDWAPAQRSACNDGYAYLNAGRDFGKQPLGKLDPERVYEVDYLFAEANQNWVSRWGHSMLRLVICAPGRPRGPDCRLDLDQHLVLSYRAFVGDVQLSSWDGLTGAYPSRLFVLPLHQVIEEYTKVELRSLASVPLKLSRDELEALVEHAAEMHWSYDGDYWFLSNNCAVETLKLLRSGTDHPALRDLDSIMPNGLLKLLEGRGVADRTPLEDPKEALRLGYRFDSFRDRYQAMFKILREHLQVPQQEVEDWLELSAEQRRPWLAQADLRTSAALLLLEQAAQRRQLLLAQDELKRNYLNSREQAGQTRFAKAGGTLEQMLANSGFLSRPAELLQGGYGLPQSAEWQPLEAESSNRQQTMRTLSEDLDREVRSLLEPQRLAELNATEANLKQIGARLRELHKQSGGLELP
- a CDS encoding DUF2388 domain-containing protein, whose protein sequence is MRRSLSVAAIALSLVAGAAQAQTLVATSNIIVRALDRTLDFTSDTTTSIRDMKVVVAARDDAASFVASAGEIRGAQLEAAFGALRERFPQAREASDQALAETILAL
- a CDS encoding DUF2388 domain-containing protein; amino-acid sequence: MTSIRLLSAATLLAFAASASATSFVVTTDTIVGAVAATSDATSDVTSSFKDDKIVLAARDDAASFVASTGDIRGAQLEAAFKHIRSVQPQLAATDLQLAQAILTL
- a CDS encoding DUF1127 domain-containing protein; this translates as MDRILTDSALPQSSRQPQTHWYLRLFATLAQWQRNARTRRQLAQLDDRALADVGISPSERAQELDTPFWR
- a CDS encoding DUF1127 domain-containing protein, whose translation is MERTLSSDLIFERAEQFPKASWPLRVVSTLLLWQRRVASRHQLAMLDHRLLADAGISEVQREAELSKPFWR
- a CDS encoding acetyl-CoA hydrolase/transferase family protein codes for the protein MYSDRVRLPSLLSKVMNAAEAAALIEDGMTVGMSGFTRAGEAKAVPQALATRAKEQPLQISLMTGASLGNDLDKQLTEAGVLARRMPFQVDSTLRKAINAGEVMFIDQHLSETVEQLRNHQLKLPDIAVIEAVAITEQGHIVPTTSVGNSASFAIFAKRVIVEINLAHNPNLEGLHDIYIPTYRPTRTPIPLTRVDDRIGGTAIPIDPAKIAAIVITEQPDSLSTVLPPDGETQAIADHLIDFFKREVAAERLGNNLAPLQAGIGSIANAVMCGLIDSPFQDLSMYSEVLQDSTFDLIDAGKLSFASGSSITLSARRNTDVFGNLERYKDKLVLRPQEISNHPEVVRRLGIIGINTALEFDLYGNVNSTHVGGTKMMNGIGGSGDFARNAHLAIFVTKSIAKGGAISSVVPMVSHVDHTEHDVDILVTEQGLADLRGLAPRERARAIIDNCVHPDYRQALQDYFSAACAKGGHTPHLLREAMSWHINLEETGRMLAS